The following is a genomic window from Buchnera aphidicola (Macrosiphoniella sanborni).
GAATCATCATGTTTTGATTTATCGGAATACTGCGAACATCTCTATCATTATTCATGCTCTCTTTGAATTAAAAAACCCAATTTTAATGTTATCACCCGGACCCGGTGTGCCTCAGAACGCGGGATGCATGTTAGAATTGATAAACAAAGTCAAAAGAAATGTACCCATAGTAGGAATTTGTTTAGGTCATCAAGCGATAGTAGAAGCTTATGGCGGCACGATTGGTTACGCAGATGAAGTATTCCACGGTCAATCGTCTTTGATCAGTCACGACGGTTTAGCGATGTTTCAGGGGATGCCTCAACCTTTGTCGGTAGCTCGTTATCATTCATTAATTTGTACGTCGATCCCTTCATGTTTTGTCATCAATTCTCATTTTAAAAAAATGGTG
Proteins encoded in this region:
- a CDS encoding glutamine amidotransferase-related protein, with protein sequence MANILLLDNVDSFTYNLVDQLRKENHHVLIYRNTANISIIIHALFELKNPILMLSPGPGVPQNAGCMLELINKVKRNVPIVGICLGHQAIVEAYGGTIGYADEVFHGQSSLISHDGLAMFQGMPQPLSVARYHSLICTSIPSCFVINSHFKKMVMSVRHDVDRVCGVQFHPESILTTRGDQMLAQIINWSSEKYDTQESTESDVV